The region ATTGGACCTCTGTTGGCCTCCCCAACATGTCACTGAAGTCCTACCTGGTAGTTTGAAAGTAGTTTCTTTCCGTTATACATTTGATTTATGAGAAACATATGGATATGGTGAATATTAGGCCTTACTGATGTTGATTATATTTGGGTTTCTTTGACGAAAAATAATATTTgggttttttttgtcaacagcCCATAtcaatttttgaattttcgcTTTGCCTTTCACATCCATCTTCGGAGGTTATGTTGTTGGATccatttttatttgtttccGGTTTCCatcatatatttatatacttATATTTATATGGACCTTTCCTTGCTATGGAGCTGGGGCTCCGTCATGCTCTAGAGATAGGCTACACCGAGGTCTCGTGCTCGTCTGACTGCTCGAAGGTTATCCATGCTCTACATGAAGGGACCAAAATCACAAGCTCCTGGAATAGGGAGGAGATATGTCGCGTTCGTTCTATTATGGCAAGTATACAACATGTTACTTTGTTCCAGGTTGATCGAGCCAAGAATAACACGGCCGACAAACTAGCCCGGGAGGCTTGCCGTCAAGCTCACCCGTTCAAGTTTGGAAGCAGTCACCTTCCTTCGTTTATgattctttgtttttagattctcttaattaattttgtcgttttgttacttttcctcctgtaaaaaaaaatatggaccTTTCCGGCTTCCCATACGACACAATGTGGGGGCCTATTGATGAATTGGATTTCTTGTCATTATTTAATGGGACCGCATTGCAAAAGAAGAAATGAAATGGAGCTGTGACGCGATGCCGaccaaaaaagagaaaaaaaaaatcttaaatgcTGTCCATTTTCTTTAGGCGGTGCTTTTCCTACAATCAGAAACTTCTATAAAAATCCAAGGTAATCTCACAGCTAAATACATATCGAAAGCTTCAGCTCATAGCATAAAATCTTCCAACACCATGGGTTTCGATACTCTCCTCTCACAGCCAATGGAGCCATTCACAATCTATGCCACACTGTTCTTTCTCTTTTGCCTTCTTTTCTGGTTACTGAAGAGAAGCCATGCTGACGTATCCACAAAGGCACCGCCGCCACCGGAAGCTGGGGGTGCATGGCCTTTGATCGGTCACCTCCACCTTTTAGGTGGGTCTCACGCAGCTCATGTCATCTTGGGTAACATGGCCGACAAATACGGACCGATCTTCACCTTGCGTTTAGGTGTTCATCGAACTTTGGTCGTGAGCAATTGGGAAATGGCAAAAGAGTGTTTTACTGTAAACGACAAAGTGTTTGCTTCCCGTCCCAACTCTTTAGCCTTTGAAGTTTTGGGCGTCAACAGCTCATTGTTTGGTGCCAGCCCCTATGGCCCATATTGGCGCTACATGCGCAAGATAGCCACACTGGAGGTCCTGTCCACCAAACGCATAGAAATGCTGAAGGAAGTGATGCACTCGGAGGTGATGGCAGCGGTGAAAAAGAGCTATAATTATTGGGTAATGATGAGGGAAAGTGGTGCTACAAAAGTAGTTACTGAAATGGAAAAATGGTTTGCGGACATAACACTAAACGTTATGTTCAGAACGGTGTTAGGAAAACGGTTAACTGGGATGGGCTGtgaagatgacgaggaagaGAATGAAAAAATTCGAAAAGCAGTTAGGGATTTCTTCCATCTCTTTGGGCAGTTTACTGTTTCTGATGCGGTACCGTTTTTGAGATGGTTGGATTTGGATGGATatgagaagaaaatgaagaagacaGCAAAAGAAATGGATGACTTCGCTCAGGCTTGGCTTGAGCAACACAAACGCAACAGTGGTTTAGGAGAATGGAAAAAGGGTGAACATGACTTCATGGACTTGCTTCTTGCCACCGTTGATGATGAGTGTGTACATGGTCATGATGCTGATACCATAATCAAATCCACATGCctggtatgt is a window of Lotus japonicus ecotype B-129 chromosome 5, LjGifu_v1.2 DNA encoding:
- the LOC130717231 gene encoding cytochrome P450 CYP82D47-like, with the translated sequence MGFDTLLSQPMEPFTIYATLFFLFCLLFWLLKRSHADVSTKAPPPPEAGGAWPLIGHLHLLGGSHAAHVILGNMADKYGPIFTLRLGVHRTLVVSNWEMAKECFTVNDKVFASRPNSLAFEVLGVNSSLFGASPYGPYWRYMRKIATLEVLSTKRIEMLKEVMHSEVMAAVKKSYNYWVMMRESGATKVVTEMEKWFADITLNVMFRTVLGKRLTGMGCEDDEEENEKIRKAVRDFFHLFGQFTVSDAVPFLRWLDLDGYEKKMKKTAKEMDDFAQAWLEQHKRNSGLGEWKKGEHDFMDLLLATVDDECVHGHDADTIIKSTCLQLILAGTDTMTGTLTWALSLLLNNREVLNKATHELDTQIGRENAIGESDFEKLEYLQAIVKETLRLYPTVPLSVPHESMEDCIVGGYHVPAHTRLLTNISKLQQDPSLYSDLLEFRPERFLTTHKDIDLKGKHFELIPFSAGRRICPGISFALQLMQMTLATLLHEFEIVTIDGGHVDMVEKTGITNVKASPLQVILTPRQSI